The DNA window CCGCCAGACCGCCGTCGCCCCTCGGCTCGGTCACCAGTTTCGGATCGGGCTCGGTGTCAAAACCGGTGCTGATGCCGTATTCGTCGACCCCAAGGACGTCTGTGAGCCCGAGTTGCTGCGGCCGGCCCTCCGCGGGCGCGACATTCGACCCTTTCGAACAGTCGCCTCGGTCCGATTGCTCTGGGCCTACGACCGACGCGGCCATCCGCTCGACCGCTTGCCCCCCTTGGCCGGTGCCTGGATCGGCCGGCATCGGCCGCTCCTCGAACGGCGAGCCGACTTCCGGAGCGGTCCGCTCTGGGCGGTGTTCCGCACCGACGCGGTCGGTCCGCTGTTCCGGGTCGTCTGGGCCGACCTGGCCCGGCAGCTTTCCGCCACCGCACTGCTCTCACAAGCTGAGCAGCGGACGGCACCGCTCAACACCTGCTACTGGCTGGCTGCGCCGACCCTCGAGTCGGCCCTTGCGCTGACCGCGTGGCTCAACAGCCAGCCAATCCGTCGGTTGGCGCGCCAGCAGGCGACCGTGGCCGCCTCGGGCTACTTCCGCTTCAACGCCTCGCTGGTTGGCGCGCTGCCGTTGCCGACCGGCGTCCTGAATGACGCGGCGCTGATCGCGATCGGGAAGGCGGGACACCAGGGCATGCCGATCGACGAGGCCGCACTGGCCGAGCGCGTCCTCGATCTGCTCAACAACGGCAGCGCGTGACCATCGTCGGGGGCGTCGGGGCGGGTGGTAGCCGCCACCGCGTGGGGTGTGACGCCGGACAACTCGACTTCACAGTACCAGAAGGGTTCTCCCAGATCACCCCGCAGTGCGCAGCTATGGCGTTGAGCTGCGCCGCTGGTCCAGGCGCGGCGGCAGACGCACCGCCACCCTGGCTCCGTCCAGATCAAGTCGGGATCTTTCGCGCCGCCCTGGGCATCGCGCGGGCGTTCGGAGGCGTCATGATCGCGACGCCGGTCGGCTCCGGAAAGACGTATGTCGGGCTGGCGGTTTGCCGTGCGCTCGACCCTGGAGGCTCAATCGACATCGTGGCACCCGCCATCCTGCTCCCCCAGTGGGGGCGGATCGCCACGGAGCTCGGCGCGTGCGGTCGAGTAACGAGTCATGAGATGATCAGTCGCGGCGGCCGAATCGACGGAGCTGGGCCGGTACTGATCGACGAGTCCCACCGCTTTCGAAACCAGGCAACCCGACGCTATCGCGAGCTGGCGCCCCAGTTGCTCGGGCGGCGGGTCGTGCTGCTCACGGCAACGCCGATCGTCAATCGACGGCAGGACTTGGCCGCGCAACTTGCCTTGGCCGTCCGCGACGACGCCCTGGCGCTGTATGGGACCCCCTCGCTCCGCCAACGGGTCGAGATCGACCCAGGTATCCGCCTGACACCGCTGATCGTACAGAGTGCGGCTCCGCCGGATCGACCGCCCCGCCGCGACACCACCGTGCGGAGCTGGCACGATGGCGACACCGGGTTTGCTCGGACCGTGGCACGGATCGACCGACTCCGGTTGTCACGAAGCAACTCGATTGCTACGCTGATTCGCGGCAGCCTGCTCCGCGCGCTGGCATCGAGCCCCAGTGCGCTGCTGGCCTCACTCGAGGGCTACCGCCGTTTGCTCGGCCACGCAGCCGACGCTCGTCGGGCGGGGCACCCGCTCAACCGCTCGGCGATCCAGTCGATCGTGGCCGGCGACATCGACCAACTGGTGATGTGGGATCTGATCGATCACGGTGAGACCGCAGCGGACCTTGCGATTGGCGACCTTGGATTGGTGGAGCGCCTGTCCGACACCACCCGCCGCTGGATTCAGGTGGGAGACGCCAAGGCCGCCCGTCTGGCCGCAATCCTGGCAGATGGCAAGCCAACGCTCGTGTTCACGACGTTCACCGCAACGGTACAGCACCTTCGTCGACGCCTGACCGGAACGGGGGTGGCCTGGCTGACGGGCAGCGATGCCGGCTACCAGGGGCGGCGAATGCCGCGATCGCTCGTCCTCCTCTCCTTCGACCCGGCGGCACGCCACGGCCGGCAGCTGCCGGTCACGACGGTGCTGCTCGCGACCGACGTTGCCGCCGAGGGACTCAACCTCCGCAGCGCAGCCAGGATCGTTCACTATGATCTCCCCTGGACCCCGATCCGGCTCGAGCAGCGCGACGGGCGAGCTCTTCGCCCCGGATCACTGCATCCCGATATCGAGGTCGTGCGTTTCGAACTGCCGGCCCCGATCGAGGCGCGGATCGGGGTGGAGAGTATCCTGGCGCGCAAGCGGGAAGTCTCGAACCTGGCGCCAATCGGACAGCCAGCCGCGGACGGAGTTGGCGCCGGGTGGTGCTTGGTGACCGGAGATCAATCAGTCGCAGTGTTCCGACTTCGGAGCCTCGCATCCGGAGCAACCGGCTTGCTCGTTCTGGTCCGCACCGCCGACACCGGCTGGCATCAGGCTGAGAACGATCCTCTGCCGCCGATGAACTTCATCGGGGGCGGACTACCCTGCCCCGACGCCATACCGGATATCCTCGTGTCACTGGCAGATCCGGTACGTCAGGCCGTCGAGCGGATCGGCGCGGCCCGCCTTGGCGACCTTCAGATCGAGGCGGCAGCCCTGCACTACCTTCGCACCGAAGCGGCCCGCTGCCGTCGCACTCGGAACGTGGCGGGCCTGACTCGGTGCGAGGGAGCGCTGCGTTTTCTCCGGCGCGGCCACTCGGCGGCCGAGGCGGCCCTGGTCGACCGGATCGCGAGGGGCGACCCCGCCGCGTTCGATCTGGCCGGGCGAATCGGGGCCAGGGAGAGCGAGCAGGACACCCTGCTCGCCGAGCTGCTGGTGCTGGCCGTGCCGCGCTCGGCGGCCATCCCGGATCAGGCGACCTACAGACCGTCCGATGACGTCGCTACCTTCAGCGTATGATTCGCACTACCACTGTACTATTCGACCTCGACGGCACCCTGCTCGATTCGATCCAGCTGATCATCGACAGTTACCACCACAGTCTGGCCACCCATGGCCTGCCCGCGCGGAGCGATGCGGAATGGCTCGCCGGCATCGGCACGCCGCTCCGGGTCCAGTTTCGCGACTGGGCCCACGACCCGGCGTTGTTCGACGCGCTCGTCGCGACCTATCGCGAATACAACATTTCGAACCATGACGCCCGTTGCTGCGGCTATCCGGGTGCCGTGGAGATGGTGCAGGCCATCCGCAACCGCGGCCTCAGGACCGGCCTGGTCACGAGTAAACAGCGGGCCGGGGCCGAACGCGGCCTTCGCCTGCTCGGCTTGGATGCGGCAATGGACGTCCTGGTCGGCGCGGACGATGTGGTCAATCCGAAACCGCACCCGGAGCCGCTGATCAAGGCAGCGGACCATCTTGCGGTCGACCCGCGGAGCGCCATCTACGTCGGCGACAGCGTCCATGATATGGAGAGCGGCCGAGCGGCAGGAATGCGAACGGCAGCTGCACTATGGGGACCGTTCAGTCAGAGCGATCTGACGCGAACTCAACCGGACTATTGGCTTGAAACACCGGCGGACCTGATCACGTTGTTGCAACGCGAGACCGCCTGAAGACTCGAACCGGGGGGCGTCAGCCAGATCGCCATGCATCCCAAGCTCCAGGCCATCCTCGATGAGTTCGCCTCTGCCAGCACCCGGCTGCAGGCGCTCTCGGCGCAGATTCCTCTCGAGCAATGGCCGAAGCGGCGCAACCCGGAGCGGTGGTCTGTCGCCGAGTGTGTGGCGCACCTCAATGTGACGAGTGAAGCGTTCCTGCCCCTGCTCACCGCGGCAGTCGAGCAGGCGCAGGCAATGTCGAGTCCGCCACAGGTGCGTTACCGGCGCGACGTTTTTGGCTGGCTGCTCTGGCGCACCATGGGGCCGCCGGTTCGCTTTGCGATCGCGACACCCGCCGCTTTCGTACCGGCAGCCGACCTGCCGCCCGCAACGCTGCTCGAGGAGTTCGATCGCCTGCAAACTGCGCAGGTCGATCTGCTGCGAGCGGTGGATGGCAAGCCGATCAGCGAGATCCATGTGGCGTCGCCCTTTGCGCCGGGTCGGACCTACAACCTGTACTCGTGTTTCAGCATTCTGCCCCGCCACCAGCACCGGCACCTCTGGCAGGCGGAAGGGATCTGGAAGTCTGCGAACACCTGAATCGGAGGCGGTCCTCTTGCCAACGCCACGTCCATCCACAACAGCACGGGCCTGGCGTCGAGCGGCGGCTGGCGTGTTTCTGCTCTTTGCGGCGACCGCTTCCCTCTCCGCCCAAACGATTGCCATCCGCGCCGGCGGCATCGCCGACCCGAGCACCGGCACGACGAGCGGCCCCGCCGTCATCATTGTCGCCGGCGACCAGATCACGGCGGTCGGACCCAACCTCCCGATTCCTGCCGGCGCCGAGGTCGTCGACCTGTCGGGCGCCATCGTGTCGCCAGGCCTGATCGACACCCACACGCACCTTGCCGCTGCCTATGAACCAGGCGCCACGCGGCTCCGCGAGTATACCGTCTCGGTCTCGACTGCCGAACGCGCCCTGCAGGGTGTTGCCAACGCGTGGCAGATGCTGGAGTCGGGTTTCACGACCGTGCGCGACCTCGGCAACGCCGGCAACCATGCAGACGCGGCGCTCGCGATGTTCTTCGGGGGCGGCGACCGTCGGCGCGCTGCGGTCTACGGCGGCGCCTCTCTCGCCAATACCCGACTGTTCGGCCGCAAGGTCGTGGGCCCGACGATCGTCTATTCGGGTAAGATCGTGACGCCCTACGGCGGCCAGTTCCAGCTTTCGCCAGAGCATCCCGACATCGGCCGGCAGGACTACGCCTACGCCGACACGCGCGACGAGCTACGGCGTGCCATTCGCGAGAACGTGCACCACGGCGCCACCTGGATCAAGATCACGATCGACGACTATCCGTACCGCTACACCGTCGACGATGTGCGCTTTGTAGTCGCCGAGGCCGCGGCGGCAGGTGCGCGGGTCACGGCGCACTGCGTCACGGATGCCGGAGCGCGGATTGCCATCGATGGCGGCGTCGCATCGATCGAACACGGCTACGTCATGAGCGACGAAACACTGGCACTCTCGCGCGACCGTGGCATCGTCCTGGTGGGCACCGAGTCGCCTGGCGTGTTCATGCAGCGGTTTGGGCGGACCGAGCATGACAGCCGCACCATCGAGCGGCTCCGACGCGCGCACAAGACTGGCGCCAAGCTGGCGTTCGGCACCGACATCATCCGGGCGCCCTCGGACGTCTCGCGAGGCGTCGTAACGATGTCGGTCGTCGACGCCTGGGTCGAGGCCGGGATTCCGGCGCGCGATATTCTTCGTGCCATGACGAGCGATGCAGCCGCCCTGCTTGGCATGGAGCGCGAGCGCGGCCTGATCCGTCCTGGTTATTACGCCGACCTGATTGCCACTCGCGTCTCGCCGCTGAGCGAGATTGCCACCCTGAAAGACGTCACCTTCGTGATGAAGCACGGTGTCATCATGAAGGATCCCTCTTAGGCGGAGACTACACCGTTGCTCCTGAACCTGCGATTCGTACTCGTCCTTGCGCTGGTTGCTGCGCCGAATGTCGCGACCGCTCAGACGGGACCGCGATTCGACGTGACCGTCGCAGCATCGGCGCACCGCGGTCCGCTGACCGGTCGGTTGATCGTGGCCGTTTCGAAGACCAATCCGGCCGAGCCTCGATTGCTGATCTCGCCGTCGGGGCCGGCGATCTTCGGGGTAGACCTGGAAGGAGTGGCGCCCGGTCGCGCCGTGACGGTCGACAGTCGCGCCATCGGTTACCCGACGAGCCTCGACTCGCTTCCGCCAGGCGAGTACTGGGTCCAGGCGCTCGTTCGGGTGTACTCGCAGGTTCGGCGCGCCGACGGCAAGACCCTCTGGCTGCCAATGAACGACGGCCGGATTGCGCCGTTCAACAACACGCCCGGCTCGCTGGTCAGCGAGGTTCAGCAGGTGCGCATCGACAGCAGCGCGCGGGTCGCCATTACCCTGACCCGGACGCTGCCGGAACCGCCCCGCCCCGCCGACACGGACTGGGTCAAGCGCGTCACTCTCCAGAGCAAGACGCTGACGGCGTTCTGGGGCCGGCCGATCTACGTCCATGCGACGATCCTGCTGCCTCGAGGCTACGCAACGGAAACGAGTCGGCAGTATCCTGCGATCTACACCTTGGGCCACAGTGTTCCGTTCCAGTTTCGCACCGATTCGGTCGGCCGGGGCATCGGTGAGATCAATCCAGTCACGGGCGTTGAGACCGGCTTCGACTTCTACAAGGCGTGGAACGCGCCCGATTTCCCCCGGGTGATTGCGATTTCACTCGAGCAGCAGACCCCGTACTTCCCTGATTCGTACTCGACCAACTCGGCCAACAACGGTCCCTACGGCGACGCGATCGTCGAAGAGATCATTCCGGAGCTCGAACGCCGCTTCCGAATCATTGCGGCCCCGCATGCGCGGCACCTGGAGGGCGCCTCGACGAGCGGCTGGCAGAGTCTCGCCCTCCAGCTCCGCTATCCCGACTACTTTGGCGGTGCGTGGATCTTCCAGCCCGACCCGATCGATTTCAGCCGCCATCAGCTCGTCGACATCTACAAGGACGAGAATGCCTTTTCGATTCCGATCGGTCAATTCATCACGGCAGAGCGCCCGATGCGCCGTACGGTCGAAGGGCAGCCGATCTGGAGCGTCCGCCAGCTGAGCCGCTTCGAGGCGGTGCTCGGTTCGAAGGGCCGCTCGGGTTTTCAGTTCAACGCCTGGGAAGCGGTCTACGGCCCGACCGACAGCGAGGGCTATCCGAAGGCACTCTGGGATCCGCTGACCGGGGTGATCGACAAGTCGGTCGCGGCCTATTGGAGGGACAACGACTACGACCTCCGCGACTACGCCGAGCGCAACTGGGCGACCCTGGAGCCGAAGCTGCGCGGCAAGCTCCGCTTCTTCCTGCCGGACATGGACGACTTCTATCTCAATGTCGCGATGTACCGGTTCGAGGACTTCCTGAAACGCGCCCAGCCCGCGAGTGACGCGGAGTTCATCTACGGGCGGCCGATGAAGGGCCACAGCTGGCATCCGTACCCATGGGCCGAACTGGTGCGGCGCTTTGCCGCAGCGGTCGAGGCCAACACTCCTGCAACCCGATAGCCGTTTCACCCCGACGAGGGAATCGATCCATGTCTAGTTCTGAGCGCCGCGAGCTGCGCATCCTGCGGGTCTACGGCCTGATGGCCACCCTGCTGCTTACCTGGTTCAGCCTGAGCGCCTTTCAATCGCAGCCCGACAAGGTCCGCTTTACCGAGATCGACGTCGAGCGCATCAACGTTGTCGAGCCCGACGGCAGCTACCGGATGGTGATTGCCAACCGGCCGCGCTCGATCGGCCCGATCTTCAAAGGCAAGCCCTTCGGCTATCCGGGCGGCACTCGGCCGGGCATCATCTTCTTCAACGATGAGGGCACCGAGAACGGCGGCCTGACCTTCACCGGCAAGACCGACGCGAACGGCCGCTACCAGTCGAGCCTGCATATGTCGTTCGATCAGTACAACCAGGACCAGGTCATGGTCCTCAACTACCAGGACGACACGGACACCAAACGAACCGGTATCACGTTCGCTGAGCGGGCCCCGATCCCGATCATCGACCTCGTTGAAGACCTGGAGAAGATCCGGGCCATGCCGGACGGACCTGCCAAGGAAGCGGCGCAGAAGGCGTTTGCCGAGCCGCGAAACGGCGTTCCGATGTACGCCGAGCGCGCCTATCTCGGCCGCAACGTGCAAAAGGCGTCAGTGCTCCGGCTGGCCGATCCGAACGGCAAGCCACGCATTCTGATCCAGGTCGACTCACTCGGCAATCCGAGCCTCGAGTTTCTCGACGCCAACGGCAAGGTGACCGCGCGGCTGCCGCAGTAAGCCCCGCGGCATCCCGGGTGGCGCCGACTGGTGCGTCACCCGGCCCACGCCGGATTGTACCAATGCCACGAACCCGCCTTTACCGAGTGTTGACGCCAGCGTGATCCCATCGGGGCGACCGACTGCGAGACTTGAGCGCAGGAGGTAGCCGATGCGGATTGCGATCTTCTCGGAAGTCTACTGGCCGATGATCAGCGGGGTGGCCCAGACTCTCGATCGAACGGTACAGGCGCTCATCAGCCGAGGTCATTCGGTTCGAGTCTACAGTGCGCGTTACGCCTTGCCCGCTGGTGTCACCGACCGCCCCGAGGCGCACCGGTCGCCGGCCCGGCCGTTTGCCCTCTCGCCCGAGGTGGAATGGGCCCGGCCGCGGCAGGCGGAGATTACCGCAGACCTAGCGGCGTTCGGTCCCGACGTGGTGCACCTGGCCACCGAGTTTCCAATGGGTCGAGCGGGCCTCAAAGCCGCGCGCCGGCTCCGGGTCCCGATCGTCGCGTCGGCGCACACCGATTACGAGAGCTACGCAGCACGGTACGGCTTCGGCTGGGCCGTGACGCCGGGCTGGATCTACCTGCGCCGGTTCTACCGCCATGCCGAGGTCGTGCTGGCGCCGAGCCGGGCGTATCAGGAACAGTTGCAGCGTCGGGGGGTTCGGCATACCGGGGTCTGGAGCCGAGGCATCGATACCGATCGCTTTCATCCGCGCCACCGCTCGGAGGCGTACCGGCAGTCGCTGGGCATCGCTCCGGGCGACCTCCTCGTGGCGTACGTCGGTCGGCTGGCGCCAGAGAAGGGCGTCGATCGACTGCTCGACGCATGGGCAGCGTTGAGCGCGCGGCACCCTCGTGCGCACCTTGCTTTTACCGGATCCGGCGCGCTCGAACAGGCCATTGCCGAGCGAGGTCTGCCGCGAACCCACCTGACCGGCGTCCGGCGGGGGGCCGAGCTCGCAACCGCGTATGCGTCCGCCGATGTCTTTGTCCTGCCGTCGACGACCGAGACCTTCGGCAACGTCCTCCTGGAGGCCATGGCCTCGGGGGCAGCCTCGATCGCCATGGCAGCCGGCGGCGTGCTCGACTACGGCCGGAACGGCGACAACGTGCGCCTGGTGTCGCCCGAGGCTTCGCTGCTGCCTGCGCTGGACGAGCTACTGATCGACGAACGCGCACGCCGGCACCTGGCGGCTGGCGGTCGCGCGACGGCAGAGACGCGGACGTGGGCTGCGGTAGACGATGAACTGGTGCGGCAGTACCGCGGGGCGATGACCCGCGGCGCAGCGTACCGAACGGAATCGAAGCTGCCAGTTCGCCCGGTCGCCCAGACCTCGAGCTAGGGTCATCGGGCAGGCACGCGGCTCAGCGCGGTGCGGGGTCGTCCGCGCGCCGCCTGGGCCAGGTCACGTCCGTGCGGGTCCGGCGCGTCATCGAGACGACTTGGCCCGAAGCGTCACGGTTGAACACGATGCCGACGTTCGGCGCATCGCGAACATGCCAAAGGCCTGCCTGTCGGGAGGGTCGAAGGCGATTGACGCTGCCATCGGGCCCGCGAATGGCGAGCCCGCCCTCGTGAACGATGATCTCGATCTCGTTTTGGGAGCCGGTGACCTCGTAGCGACCAGCAGCGTCCGCAAGCTCAGACGGGGCCACAGCGCGATCGATCCGGAGCGAATCGGCCAGCGGCGTGCCAACCCGTGGAACGTCATACGCCTTGTCCGCCTGATAGAAGACCAGCTTGGCAGCCGGCGCACCTTCGCTCGGTTCGAAAGCAACTTGCAACCCTTCACGCGCGATCTCGGCACCCCAGCGCTTAGCGTCCTCCAACCACACGAGATCGAACGCGAGCCGGCTCGGCACGTCGAGCACGAGCTTGCCGTTCCGCCAGAGCACCTCGAAGACTTCGTTCGTGAAAGGCCCGAAGTTGGCCACGTAGCGACCGACGAGTCCCTGGTACGCAACCGGCGCCGGCTCGGCAGCCGTGCCGGGATTGACGACGAAGCGTTCGAGCGCCTCCTCGAACCGGAGCGGTGTGGTGCCGCCCCGCGACTGGGTGAAGTAGAGCACGATCAGATCACGGTCGGGCCAGGCCCAGGCGTTGGTACCGTCCGACCCGCTGTGCCCCAGAATGCGGACGCGAGTCGGATGCGCGGTCTCGACGTGCAGCACGGACATCTGTCCGTACCAGACTTCGAGCCCGCGGAACCCCGTCGGTACTCGCGCATCGCTGCCGAGCATCGACATCGGCGATGCCGGCGTCGTCTGCCGCAGGACAGCCTCCTTCGACAGGAGCTGCCGGCCCCCGACCCGCCCCTCGTCGAGCCAGAGCTGGAGAAAGCGGGCGTAGTCCCGCGGGGTCGAGTAGAGCGTCTGCGAGCCCCAGGCAAAGGGGTAAAGCGGCTTGCCATCCGCCGGATTCCAGAAGCGAGTCCACGACCCGCCAGATCCGTAGTAGGCGCTCGCAATCCGCGGCCAGCGGGAGTCGCTCGCATCGATGCCGAAGAAGGTGTCCGTCATGCCCAGCGGCTCGATCAGTTCGGTACGCACAAACTCAGCAAAGGGCTTTCCGCCGGCGGTCTGGACTAGGGCGGCCGCGACGTCGGTGCCGGCGTCGCTGTACCAGAATTTGCTGTCCGGGGCGTGAGCGGGCCCCTTTTCGCCGACGGCGTCTACCTGGGCCATCAGGTTGGGGTACTGATCGAGGCGCTCGATGTTGGTCAGCGGCAAACCGGCCCGGTGTGTCAGGATCTGCCGCACCGTGATCGCGCGGGAACGGTCATTGTCGAAACTCGGCAGGTACTTGCTGACCCGGTCATCGAGCGAGAGTTTCCCCCGGTCGATCAGGAGCTCCACGGCCGCACCGGTCAGCGTCTTGGTCATCGACCGGATGTTGGCAATCGTACCCACGGTCCAGGGTCGGCCCGCCTCGCGGTCGGCCAGGCCGTGAGCCCGGTGCAACAGGACCTTGCCATGGTGCAGCACCAGCAGCTCGCCGCCGAGCGCCAGCCCCTGGGCAACGTACGACGCGACGACCGAGTCGAGAGCCCCGAGCGCCACGGCATCGGGCGGCCCCTGAGGGCCCGCCTGTGCCGCTCCGGGAGCGGCAAACACCAGTGACACCAAGCCGGCAACGGAGAACGTGCGACGCATGGGTACCTCCTGTCAGAAGCCCGCAACTTCCATCAATTGCGCAATTGATTGTATAATACCACCTGAGGTTTGGCAAATCGGCTCCGACGAAGAGGACGCGCCCCTTGAACGAGATTCCCTTTTTCGCAACGACCTCGGCCTTCGCGATGCGGGTCGGGCAGCTCGCGACCTCGCTGTACGACGGCATGGACGCCTGCCTGGCGGCGCACGGCATCGAGCTGCCGGGCTACACCACGAGCATCGTCCAGACCCTGTACCACGGCGGGCCGCAGTCGATCTCGGATCTTGCGCAGGAATTGAAGCTGTCTCACCAACTTGCATCGCAACGCGTCAACTGGCTGGTGCGGGCAGGCTTCGTGACGAGTGCCTCACACGCCGATGACCGGCGGGTCAGAGTGGTGCGCTTGAGTCGAGCGGGGCGGGTGCAGGCGACCAAGCTGCAGGAGTTCCTGCCGCTCCTGGCCGAGGCGTACGGCGATCTGTTCGAGGAAATCGGCGTGGACCTGCACGATGCCACGCTGCGCGCGTCAGCGGCGCTCGAGGCGCGATCGCTCGCGGACCGGGTTGCCGTACCGGTAAACGGGTCCCGTCCCCGCTGAGTGTCGGTACAGGCAAGCTTGGCTGCGTCTTGGAGATCGGTCGCCGCTCACGCTACCTTGCTCTCATGGCGCCGACGAAGCCCCTTGTGCTCGAGGAGTACTGCGACCCGGAGTGGGCCGAATGGTACCGAAAGACGCCTGCCGAGCGGTGGGTAGAAAGCTGCAGGCTATGGTCGGCATATCTGGCACTCGGAGGTTCCCTTGATCCCGAGCCCGATACCCAAAGTCCTTTCTTCGATCCGACGGCACCAGGTCCGGGCCCTGCTGATGGGCGGCCAGGCCTGCGTGTTGTACGGCGCGGCGGAGTTTAGCCGCGACATCGATCTCGCGCTGCTCGCCGAGCCGGACAACCTGACTCGGCTCCGGGAAGCAATGGCGGAACTCGAGGCGTCGCCCATTGCCGTCCCACCCCTTTCCATTGACTACCTCTCCAGGGGCCACGCCGCGCATCTTCGCTGCGCTGCCGCCGGCGTCGAGGCGGACTATTTCGCCCATCGCTCGGATCCGACGGCGGCACGAGTCGCGTTCTGGCTCGAGGAGCTCCGAAGCCCCTCCCTGCTGATCGAGCTGGCAGCGTCGGAGCCTGCAGCAGCCAGCGCCTCGCAGCGCACGGCGGTTCACGCGGCACGCCGCGGGGCAACGGACGAGATCGAGCGGGCTCTGGCAGACGAGCAAGCCGCGGAGACTGCGGCTGACCGCATCTGGTGGGAACCACTCAAACGGGAGCTGGAATCCAATCCGCCGCTCCAGCAGCTCCGCATGATCGCGAACGAATCGGCTGTCGGCGTTTAGCGGAGCCACGAGATGCGGTCACGTGGGTCCGATCCTAAAGCGTCTGCCGCAAGGGTCCGGAACGGCACCTCTTCCCTCGCGGTCACAATCCAGGATATTGGAGCTCTGTCCCCCGTCCACCGACCCGAGGTCCGCCTGTGTCCGCCAAAGTCCTGATCCCTCTCGCCCTGCTGGCCCTGGCCCCGGCGCTGACCGCACAGACCTCGAGCGACGACTACAAGGAGCCCTACCAGCGACAGGCGCTGGAGATCTTCCGGAACATCATCACGCATCGCAGCGCCGAGGGTCATGGCAAGGTTCCGGAGGTCGCCGGGTACCTGGCGGAACAGTTCAAGGCCGGCGGGTTCCCGGCCTCCGACGTCCACGTGATTCCGATGGCGCTCCCCAACGGCGAAAGGACGGCCGTCCTGATCGTCCGCTACCGCGGCGAGCCGTCGTCCAGGGCCAAGCCCATTCTCTTCACTGCCCATATGGACGTGGTGGATGCGTTGCCCAAGGACTGGAAGCGGGACCCCTTCAAGCTCACTGAGGAGAACGGCTACTTCTACGGCCGTGGCATTCTCGACGACAAGTTCGGGATCACCACGCTGACCACCACCTTCCTCCGCCTCAAGCGGTCCGGCTACGTGCCGAATCGCGATCTGATCATCGCCTTCTCGGGGGACGAGGAGACAGGCATGCTCTCGACCCGCGCCCTGGTCACCACGCATCGGGCGCTGACGGACGCGGAGTTTGCCCTGAACGCAGACGGGGGCGGCGGGGTACTGAACGAGGCCGGGGAGCCAGAACGCTACTTGGTGCAGACCTCGGAGAAGACCTACGCCACGTTCGAGCTGACGGTCACCAACCCCGGCGGGCACTCCTCCACGCCCCGGACGGACAACGCCATCTATCAGCTGGCCTCGGTGCTCAAGCGGATCGAGGCGCACCGATTCCCGGTGCAGGTCAACGAGGCCACGCGCGCCTACTTCGAGGCGGTGTCAAAGCTCAGCCCGGGCAAGGTTGGCGATGCGATGGGACGCCTGGCACGCAATCCGAGCGACTCCGCAGCAGCCGAGGTGCTGTGGCATGAGCCGGAGCACGTCGGAATCACCCGCACGACTTGCGTAGCGACCATGCTGCGGGCCGGTCACGCCGAGAATGCCCTGCCCCAGTCAGCGACGGCCACGGTGAACTGTCGGATCTTTCCGGGTGTGGCGGTGGCGGAGGTGCGCGAAACGCTGATCCGCGTAGCTGGCGACCCCGAGGTCCAGCTGACCGTACTGGGTGACCCGATGGCCAGCCCCGCCTCTCCCATCCGTGATGATGTCTGGGACGCGGTGGCGCAGGGCGTGGCGCGGATCCGGCCGGGGACCCCGATCATTCCC is part of the Gemmatimonadales bacterium genome and encodes:
- a CDS encoding M20/M25/M40 family metallo-hydrolase, coding for MSAKVLIPLALLALAPALTAQTSSDDYKEPYQRQALEIFRNIITHRSAEGHGKVPEVAGYLAEQFKAGGFPASDVHVIPMALPNGERTAVLIVRYRGEPSSRAKPILFTAHMDVVDALPKDWKRDPFKLTEENGYFYGRGILDDKFGITTLTTTFLRLKRSGYVPNRDLIIAFSGDEETGMLSTRALVTTHRALTDAEFALNADGGGGVLNEAGEPERYLVQTSEKTYATFELTVTNPGGHSSTPRTDNAIYQLASVLKRIEAHRFPVQVNEATRAYFEAVSKLSPGKVGDAMGRLARNPSDSAAAEVLWHEPEHVGITRTTCVATMLRAGHAENALPQSATATVNCRIFPGVAVAEVRETLIRVAGDPEVQLTVLGDPMASPASPIRDDVWDAVAQGVARIRPGTPIIPYMAPYGTDGKEIRAAGIPTYGIMGVFIKDSDQFAHGLDERVPVRSFFDALEFWNTVMRRLSSATTP